Proteins co-encoded in one Capsicum annuum cultivar UCD-10X-F1 chromosome 9, UCD10Xv1.1, whole genome shotgun sequence genomic window:
- the LOC107842872 gene encoding mitochondrial import inner membrane translocase subunit TIM10 gives MAAAPTEMDREQIFSMAEKEMEYRVEMFNKLTHTCFQKCVESKYKDSELNMGENSCIDRCVAKYWQVTNLVGVLLGNNRPM, from the exons ATGGCTGCTGCTCCTACAGAGATGGATAGGGAACag ATATTCTCTATGGCAGAGAAAGAGATGGAGTATAGAGTGGAGATGTTTAACAA GCTTACACATACATGCTTCCAGAAATGCGTCGAGAGCAA GTACAAGGACTCGGAGTTGAACATGGGTGAAAATAGTTGTATTGACCGATGTGTTGCAAAGTACTGGCAG GTAACTAACCTTGTGGGGGTGCTTCTTGGGAACAATCGACCCATGTAA